The genomic window GGACGCGCAGTTGCCGACGCCGACAATGGCGACTCGAATCTCATTCGACGCCTGGGGCGCGTTCTGCTCACTCATCGGGCGTTCTCCTTACTTATGACTTCGTCTGTGTATGGACTTGAGCGTGGTGCTGAGAAATCAGATCTGTTCGGCACGTTCGGCGGCGATGAGCTCGTTGAGCCACTTGACCTCCCGCTCGCTGGATTCCAGCCCCAGCTGATGCAGTTGGCGGGTGTAGCGGTCGAACGAATTGCTGGCCCGCGCCACGGCTTCACGCAGACCTTCCCGACGCTCCTCGACCTGGCGGCGCCGGCCCTCGAGGATGCGCATCCGTGCCTCGGCCGGAGTGCGGTTGAAAAACGCGAGGTGCACTCCGAAACCGTCGTCGGTGTAGTTGTGCGGCCCGGTGTCGGCCACCAACTCACCGAAGCGCCGGCGGCCCTCGTCGGTCAGTTGGTAGACCCGCCGGGCGCGCCGGACGGGGGTTCCGGCAGGGGCGGCATCCTCGGCGATCAAGCCTTCGTTCTGCATGCGGCGCAGTGCTGGATACAACGAACCGTACGAAAACGCCCGGAACGCTCCGAGCAAGCCAGTCAGCCGCTTCCGCAACTCGTAGCCGTGCATGGGCGATTCGATGAGAAGCCCCAGGATGGCGAGCTCAAGCACCGATTCACCCCCTTTGCACGATTAGTTACGACGGCTCGACGCCTCGCGTCATCGTATCGTCTCGATATATTCGTCACAACACCACCTGCTGTTCGTGCGGTATTCGTCGCAGGGCAGCGGAATAGCCAGCCACGGCTTACCTACACGTCGTTCAGGACGGATAGTTGACCCGTTTGATGGTGCCGTCGCCGGCGAGCTGGATGTAGCCGCTGCCGTAGTCACTGGACACATAGACGGTCAGCGACAACGAACCCGGCGCTGTCGGGTCGGTGGCCGGTTCGACGATCAGATAGCTCGATTTGACGTCCGAGGGCTTGATGCCCACCGTTTCCGGAGCGCCCCGCATGATGCCCACGACCGTTTTGACGTCGAACTTGCCCAAGTCGACGACGACGGTGTCGGTGCCGCTCTTGGCGTTGCTGCTCGGATCGCCCCAGCCGCCGCGATAGCTGTAGTCGAGAACCCGACGCTCGTTGGTGGGATCCTGCCGATCCAGCGACGCATAGTCGGGGTAAACGACCAGCCGGTAGCCCATGGTGTCGCCGAACCGTTTGCGCATCTGTTCCAAGAGCCCGGTCAGCCCACCGAGGGAATGCAGCTGCTTGGGCGGGGTCAGCACGACAGCCGCCACACCGTCGGGCTTGGCTCCCGGATCGGAGGTGAAGTCCAGCGGCGAATTGGTGTTGCCGTACAAACCCCAGCCGATGCCGATGCCCAGCAGTACCGTCACGGCGAACGACGCGACCGTCACCCCGAACCCGTTGCGTTTGGGCCGCGGTTTGAGGGCAGGTGCCTGGTCGGCGGTGTTCTCCGAGTGCTGCAGGTCCGACACCAGGTCCTGCAGCTCGCCCAGCGTGACGGCTCTGGTCGCGGTGCTGACGCGTTCCCGGTGTTCCTCGGAGGAGATCTCGCCGTCGTTGAGCGCGTTGTCGAGCAGCCGGCATGCGTCCTGGCGGTCGCGGTCCTTCGCGCGAGTCGACGGTGATGCTCCGCGAGCCGTTGCTGAGCCCGACCATTTCGCCACGGGACGATCGTAGAAGTCGTTCACCCGACGTGAGCACCCAATACCGGAGTTCACACACAACTAC from Mycobacterium kubicae includes these protein-coding regions:
- a CDS encoding PadR family transcriptional regulator, translated to MLELAILGLLIESPMHGYELRKRLTGLLGAFRAFSYGSLYPALRRMQNEGLIAEDAAPAGTPVRRARRVYQLTDEGRRRFGELVADTGPHNYTDDGFGVHLAFFNRTPAEARMRILEGRRRQVEERREGLREAVARASNSFDRYTRQLHQLGLESSEREVKWLNELIAAERAEQI
- a CDS encoding DUF1707 SHOCT-like domain-containing protein; translation: MAKWSGSATARGASPSTRAKDRDRQDACRLLDNALNDGEISSEEHRERVSTATRAVTLGELQDLVSDLQHSENTADQAPALKPRPKRNGFGVTVASFAVTVLLGIGIGWGLYGNTNSPLDFTSDPGAKPDGVAAVVLTPPKQLHSLGGLTGLLEQMRKRFGDTMGYRLVVYPDYASLDRQDPTNERRVLDYSYRGGWGDPSSNAKSGTDTVVVDLGKFDVKTVVGIMRGAPETVGIKPSDVKSSYLIVEPATDPTAPGSLSLTVYVSSDYGSGYIQLAGDGTIKRVNYPS